The Anaerosoma tenue genome has a window encoding:
- a CDS encoding hybrid sensor histidine kinase/response regulator has protein sequence MVEFDRSAFIAKFQEEATDLLQRLNEGIITLEADPSNRPLIDQWLRDAHTLKGSSRMVGLMEISDIAHRMEDIMVKVRDGDMPYTGDMTDSFFEALDAVVFLAENAGKPAAGDLDVESLTGRLAALAETGEVQAPPEPAEPVAIAAEAAAATEEPDDAVDDADEDVAGEDEPADDGDEDAKPAARQEQLQTKTQATVRIKTSQVDRLLNLVSEVVISQIKDEQRVRDLRNAASVTTEVQQLWSRLKSLLAMLPAEEQGMLTADMRLLDETISEQRNAISALAKTYADDTSRTSAVVSDLQEQAMELRMLPVSTVFNTFPRAMRDLARQFKKDVELVVEGGDTELDKKVLEEINDPLVHIMRNAVDHGIEPAAERVALGKPAKGTIRLSARQEGDHIVIEIADDGAGIDPERVKAAAIRKGYLSESEAKSMSDREARYLIFEKGFSTAAIITEISGRGVGMDVVREFVVERLKGSLDVESELGKGSTFRLTIPLTLAIIRALLLRVSGQTFALPTSSVEETARVEPSEVIKVEGHEVIRRQRRTVPLVHLRDILGLDAVADESNGGKIPIATLSFSGHRLGLIVDAFVGEQQIVIKTLGTHLKRVDNVAGVTILGAGEVVPILNVPDLMTNGRQITGVRVRRSTAVKEKAAGPSRILICEDSFTTRELERSIFEAAGYEVETATDGAMGLARLREGLDPDAVVTDVQMPNMTGFELTKAIKSDDMLQHIPVIIVTSLERDEEKAEGINAGADAYITKSVFNQDTLLDTVERLIR, from the coding sequence ATGGTCGAGTTCGACCGTTCGGCGTTCATCGCGAAGTTCCAGGAGGAGGCCACCGACCTCCTCCAGCGCCTCAACGAGGGCATCATCACGCTGGAGGCGGACCCTTCGAACCGGCCGCTGATAGACCAGTGGCTCCGCGATGCCCACACGCTCAAGGGCTCGTCGCGGATGGTCGGCCTCATGGAGATCTCCGACATCGCGCACCGCATGGAAGACATCATGGTGAAGGTGCGCGACGGCGACATGCCGTACACCGGCGACATGACCGACAGCTTCTTCGAGGCGCTCGACGCGGTGGTGTTCCTTGCCGAGAACGCGGGCAAGCCCGCCGCGGGTGATCTGGATGTCGAATCGCTCACGGGCCGTCTGGCCGCCCTGGCCGAGACCGGTGAGGTGCAGGCGCCGCCGGAGCCCGCGGAGCCCGTGGCGATTGCCGCTGAGGCCGCCGCTGCGACCGAGGAGCCCGACGATGCCGTCGACGACGCGGATGAGGACGTCGCAGGCGAGGACGAGCCTGCGGACGACGGCGACGAGGACGCGAAGCCTGCTGCCAGGCAGGAGCAGCTCCAGACCAAGACACAGGCGACGGTACGGATCAAGACGAGCCAGGTGGACCGCCTCCTCAACCTCGTGAGCGAGGTCGTCATCTCGCAGATCAAAGACGAGCAGCGCGTACGTGACCTGAGGAACGCCGCGTCGGTCACGACCGAGGTCCAACAACTCTGGTCGCGCTTGAAGTCGCTCCTGGCGATGCTTCCCGCTGAGGAACAAGGCATGCTCACGGCCGACATGCGTCTTCTCGATGAGACGATCTCCGAGCAGCGCAACGCTATCAGTGCGCTTGCCAAGACCTATGCCGATGACACTTCTCGGACATCCGCGGTCGTCTCGGACCTGCAGGAGCAGGCGATGGAGCTCCGGATGCTCCCGGTGAGCACGGTCTTCAACACCTTCCCGCGGGCGATGCGCGATCTCGCCCGGCAGTTCAAGAAGGACGTCGAGCTCGTGGTCGAAGGCGGAGACACCGAGCTCGACAAGAAGGTGCTCGAGGAGATCAACGACCCGCTCGTGCACATCATGCGGAATGCGGTGGATCACGGCATCGAGCCGGCGGCCGAGCGGGTCGCACTCGGCAAGCCGGCGAAAGGCACGATCCGGCTCTCGGCCCGTCAGGAGGGCGACCATATCGTCATCGAGATCGCCGACGATGGCGCCGGTATAGACCCGGAGCGTGTGAAGGCTGCCGCTATCCGCAAGGGCTACCTCAGCGAGTCTGAAGCGAAGTCGATGAGCGACCGCGAGGCGCGGTACCTCATCTTCGAGAAGGGCTTCTCCACGGCCGCCATCATCACCGAGATCTCCGGGCGCGGCGTGGGGATGGATGTGGTGCGCGAGTTCGTGGTCGAACGGCTGAAGGGTTCGCTCGACGTGGAGTCGGAGCTCGGCAAGGGCTCTACGTTCCGGCTCACCATCCCTCTCACTCTCGCGATCATCAGAGCGCTTCTGTTGCGCGTGAGCGGTCAGACGTTCGCGTTGCCCACCTCATCCGTTGAAGAAACGGCGAGGGTGGAGCCCTCGGAGGTCATCAAGGTCGAGGGCCACGAGGTGATCAGGCGCCAGAGACGCACGGTGCCGCTCGTGCATCTCCGCGACATCCTTGGCCTCGATGCGGTTGCAGATGAGTCGAACGGCGGAAAGATCCCCATCGCCACGCTTTCCTTCTCGGGCCATCGCCTCGGCCTGATCGTGGACGCGTTCGTGGGCGAGCAGCAGATAGTGATCAAGACCCTGGGGACGCACCTCAAGCGGGTGGACAACGTGGCGGGCGTCACGATCCTCGGGGCGGGTGAGGTGGTGCCCATCCTCAACGTGCCCGACCTCATGACGAACGGCCGACAGATCACCGGCGTGAGGGTGCGCAGGAGCACCGCGGTGAAGGAGAAGGCGGCAGGTCCGAGCCGGATCCTCATCTGCGAGGACTCCTTCACCACCCGCGAGCTCGAGCGGTCCATCTTCGAAGCGGCCGGGTACGAAGTGGAGACCGCCACCGACGGCGCGATGGGGCTGGCGCGCCTCCGTGAGGGTCTCGATCCCGATGCGGTCGTCACCGACGTCCAGATGCCCAACATGACAGGCTTCGAGCTCACCAAGGCCATCAAGTCGGACGACATGCTGCAGCACATCCCGGTCATCATCGTGACATCGTTGGAGCGGGACGAGGAGAAGGCCGAAGGCATCAACGCAGGCGCTGACGCCTACATCACCAAGTCGGTCTTCAATCAGGACACGCTGCTCGACACGGTAGAACGTCTCATCCGCTAG
- a CDS encoding methyl-accepting chemotaxis protein, with product MIKGWLQKTRGSFLAKYTLMSLVTVAIANAVQLIAAWLILGSELQLTQGVIWRVAAIVAIFVAVLVLLAIVQSAIGRKMMAPLTSVVDSIKRACQSEIGHKVTADSEDEFGVLSRSYNQLLDLIIYLLSQMQESSSRLAGTSTEILSATEQQASGAAEQAASISQTTATMEELAATYRQIAENANQVVKMAEASLGNAENGQQSVMSTLGSMEQIKTRAQTSASKILQLGERSQQIGQVLVMINSIADQTKILALNAAIEAARAGEAGKGFSVVAVEIRKLAESVVQSTGEIETIMTEIQSAANELVISTEQELKQVEGGVDLAHATGESFESILDTIEQTTAAAKEISAATQQQRSATEQVVKAMREVASVAQQTAAASRQVAGAAEQLSSLANESKQIGSAFTIVN from the coding sequence GATCCTCGGCAGTGAGCTCCAGCTGACACAGGGGGTCATCTGGAGGGTCGCCGCCATCGTGGCGATCTTCGTTGCGGTGCTGGTGTTGCTTGCCATCGTCCAATCGGCCATCGGCCGGAAGATGATGGCGCCGCTCACCTCGGTGGTCGACAGCATCAAGCGAGCGTGCCAGAGCGAGATCGGGCACAAGGTCACCGCCGACTCGGAGGATGAGTTCGGCGTGTTGTCGCGGTCCTACAACCAGCTGCTCGACCTCATCATCTACCTGTTGAGCCAGATGCAGGAATCGTCGTCGCGGCTCGCCGGGACCTCTACGGAGATCCTCTCGGCCACCGAGCAGCAGGCCTCCGGCGCGGCGGAGCAGGCGGCGTCCATCAGCCAGACCACGGCCACGATGGAGGAGCTTGCCGCCACGTACCGGCAGATCGCCGAGAACGCGAACCAGGTCGTCAAGATGGCGGAGGCGTCGCTCGGCAATGCCGAGAACGGCCAGCAGTCCGTCATGAGCACGCTCGGGTCGATGGAGCAGATCAAGACGCGCGCGCAGACCTCGGCGTCGAAGATCCTGCAGCTGGGAGAGCGCAGCCAGCAGATCGGCCAGGTGTTGGTGATGATCAACAGCATCGCCGACCAGACGAAGATACTCGCGCTCAACGCCGCCATCGAAGCCGCGCGCGCCGGCGAGGCGGGCAAGGGCTTCAGCGTGGTGGCCGTGGAGATCCGCAAGCTCGCCGAGTCGGTGGTGCAGTCCACCGGTGAGATCGAGACGATCATGACCGAGATCCAGAGCGCCGCCAACGAGCTGGTGATCTCCACCGAGCAGGAGCTCAAGCAGGTGGAGGGCGGCGTGGATCTGGCGCATGCCACCGGCGAGAGCTTCGAGTCGATCCTCGACACCATCGAGCAGACCACGGCCGCGGCCAAGGAGATCTCGGCGGCGACGCAGCAGCAGAGGAGCGCGACCGAGCAGGTCGTGAAGGCTATGCGGGAGGTCGCGTCGGTGGCACAGCAGACGGCGGCGGCGTCCCGGCAGGTGGCGGGTGCGGCGGAGCAGTTGTCGAGCCTGGCGAACGAGTCGAAGCAGATCGGTTCGGCGTTCACCATCGTGAATTAG